Proteins from a single region of Fusobacterium gonidiaformans ATCC 25563:
- a CDS encoding type B 50S ribosomal protein L31, with the protein MKKGLHPEYNVVVFEDMAGNQFLTRSTKMPKETTMYEGQEYPVIKVAVSSASHPFYTGEMRFVDTAGRVDKFNKRYNLGK; encoded by the coding sequence ATGAAAAAAGGATTACACCCTGAATATAACGTTGTTGTATTCGAAGATATGGCAGGAAATCAATTCTTAACAAGATCGACAAAAATGCCTAAAGAAACAACAATGTATGAAGGACAAGAGTATCCAGTTATCAAAGTTGCTGTAAGTTCAGCATCTCATCCATTCTATACAGGAGAAATGAGATTCGTAGATACTGCTGGAAGAGTTGACAAATTTAACAAACGATACAACTTGGGAAAATAG